Proteins from a single region of Anaerotignum faecicola:
- a CDS encoding DUF819 family protein, translated as MNSLINADNTVGIWMVMCLYVVFAMYAERHWNWSKKYANACTLCLIGGAALCTVGILPPESPAYAPVSDYVAPLAIPMLLFNADLKKVAKQSGRMTVIFIIACAGVVGGAIIGSALLYKNIPEMHKVAALITGSQTGGAVNVAAMREVFGISPTMFTITYLADNIAFVITTFVMLTLPAVPLVRKFYKCSYPVNSVELAAEEGEEETGITSFGIIQIFGIAFAILFATDIFTGFVNGTNAPNLVKQLFGQRYLIITLISVILATAFPKFMGSLKGAYELGMMFLSFFFISSTVSADMKEMFAQGPYLFIFCGITFLTQLAVLLGSGKIFGFTIEEMVICSNASLGGPSTAAAVAGAKGWKDLITPAVLAGVLGYILGNYFGVFVGNTVLNLFGV; from the coding sequence ATGAACAGTCTTATAAATGCAGATAATACCGTAGGAATTTGGATGGTCATGTGCCTTTACGTTGTTTTTGCCATGTATGCGGAACGCCATTGGAATTGGTCCAAAAAATATGCAAATGCATGTACGCTATGCCTGATTGGAGGCGCGGCCCTCTGCACTGTGGGCATACTGCCGCCGGAGTCCCCGGCGTATGCGCCCGTTTCGGACTATGTGGCTCCATTGGCAATACCAATGCTCTTGTTTAACGCCGACTTAAAAAAAGTTGCGAAACAAAGCGGCAGGATGACGGTTATATTTATAATCGCCTGCGCCGGAGTAGTGGGCGGCGCAATAATCGGTTCCGCGTTATTATATAAAAATATACCCGAAATGCATAAAGTGGCCGCATTAATCACGGGAAGCCAAACGGGAGGCGCGGTAAACGTGGCCGCTATGCGGGAAGTTTTCGGCATAAGCCCCACAATGTTTACGATAACTTATCTGGCCGACAACATTGCTTTCGTTATAACTACATTTGTTATGCTTACCCTGCCCGCCGTACCGCTTGTACGGAAGTTTTATAAATGTTCTTATCCTGTAAACAGCGTCGAACTGGCGGCAGAAGAGGGCGAGGAAGAAACCGGCATAACGTCTTTCGGTATAATCCAGATTTTCGGCATTGCTTTTGCAATATTATTTGCGACCGATATTTTTACCGGGTTTGTAAACGGCACAAACGCCCCAAACCTGGTTAAGCAGCTTTTTGGGCAGAGATATTTGATAATCACGCTTATATCTGTTATACTTGCAACTGCTTTCCCAAAATTTATGGGCAGTTTAAAAGGCGCGTATGAATTGGGGATGATGTTTTTAAGCTTTTTCTTTATTTCTTCAACCGTTTCGGCAGATATGAAAGAAATGTTTGCACAGGGGCCGTACCTTTTTATATTCTGTGGGATTACGTTCCTTACACAGCTTGCAGTGCTTCTGGGCAGCGGGAAAATATTCGGCTTTACAATCGAAGAAATGGTTATATGCTCAAATGCAAGCCTGGGCGGGCCCAGCACGGCGGCCGCTGTTGCCGGGGCTAAAGGGTGGAAGGATTTAATAACCCCGGCAGTGCTGGCAGGCGTTTTGGGATACATACTCGGAAATTATTTCGGCGTGTTTGTGGGAAACACGGTATTAAATTTATTCGGAGTATAG
- a CDS encoding helix-turn-helix domain-containing protein, whose protein sequence is MSMFFERLNSLTEEKAVSSEQLSCLTGISLNRICKLKKGTVLPDLDEIILLSDIFGVTVDYLAGKTEIKGNKPSSYTLECELTALRSFLLLAVEIIDKFLEPEKENVGEYRGNYFRLK, encoded by the coding sequence ATGTCAATGTTTTTTGAAAGACTGAATTCATTAACAGAAGAAAAAGCTGTTTCCTCCGAACAACTTTCTTGTCTTACAGGAATCAGCCTTAATAGGATATGTAAATTAAAAAAAGGCACAGTATTACCAGATTTGGACGAGATTATTTTACTGTCGGATATTTTTGGAGTTACTGTTGATTATCTTGCCGGAAAAACGGAAATAAAAGGAAATAAACCGTCAAGCTATACTTTAGAATGTGAATTAACAGCATTAAGGAGCTTTTTGTTGTTGGCTGTGGAAATTATTGATAAATTTTTAGAACCTGAAAAAGAAAACGTCGGCGAATATAGGGGAAATTATTTCAGGTTAAAATAA
- a CDS encoding hotdog fold thioesterase — MVGEKVVHHIMMKGADGHYVGGLVNGARIVDMWGDVGTELMVYVDGDISLFLGYKDVQFTAPVYVGDFMEYHGWIEKVGNCSYTCKFEAYKVATMCDRTGMDMTGLEHTAATACVPPVLCAKATGSLYIAKKDQRGPQKESFKDAVHPTK, encoded by the coding sequence ATGGTAGGAGAAAAAGTAGTACATCATATAATGATGAAAGGTGCAGACGGACATTATGTTGGCGGCCTTGTAAACGGCGCAAGGATTGTTGATATGTGGGGCGACGTTGGAACAGAATTAATGGTTTATGTAGACGGCGACATCAGCCTTTTCCTCGGTTACAAAGACGTTCAGTTTACAGCTCCCGTTTATGTAGGCGATTTCATGGAATACCATGGCTGGATTGAAAAAGTAGGCAACTGCTCATACACATGCAAATTTGAGGCTTACAAAGTTGCTACAATGTGCGACAGGACAGGTATGGATATGACAGGCCTTGAACACACGGCAGCTACGGCATGCGTGCCTCCTGTACTTTGCGCTAAAGCAACAGGCAGCCTTTACATTGCTAAGAAAGACCAGAGGGGACCACAGAAAGAATCTTTCAAAGACGCTGTTCACCCAACAAAATAA
- a CDS encoding IclR family transcriptional regulator encodes MARPYLTGYTPKYPVQTLSKALDIIEYLKNNNTAEGVSISEISRELDMAKSGVHRLLDTLMAYGFVEKVENAATTYRLGWGLFDAGNAVPKQHTLNGANYTPLLERLCSTFNETVNLGVLNSREAVILCKMEPDIKIRTNAQVGEREPLYATAMGKLFLCDFTDKAIEEYFAAADTSSLAPNTITNAADMKEELKKVRRLGYAMDNEEFFEGMICCAMPVKDFTGKTVSGISVSGPAKRMEGIKLEEIRAELKKVCSEISAFLGYCGETV; translated from the coding sequence ATGGCCCGCCCATATTTAACAGGATATACTCCCAAATATCCGGTGCAGACATTAAGCAAAGCCCTTGATATAATTGAATATTTAAAAAACAACAATACAGCCGAGGGCGTAAGCATCAGCGAAATAAGCAGGGAGCTCGACATGGCGAAAAGCGGTGTGCACCGCCTTTTGGACACATTGATGGCATACGGCTTTGTTGAGAAGGTGGAAAACGCCGCCACAACATACCGTCTCGGCTGGGGGCTTTTCGACGCCGGAAACGCCGTGCCCAAACAGCACACGCTTAACGGCGCAAACTACACGCCGCTTTTGGAACGGCTCTGCTCAACATTTAACGAAACCGTTAACCTAGGGGTGCTCAACAGCCGCGAGGCGGTTATATTATGCAAAATGGAACCCGATATAAAAATAAGGACGAACGCGCAGGTAGGCGAACGCGAGCCGCTCTACGCCACGGCAATGGGCAAGCTTTTCTTATGCGATTTTACTGATAAGGCCATTGAGGAATACTTTGCCGCAGCCGACACAAGTTCCCTTGCCCCCAACACCATTACGAACGCCGCCGATATGAAAGAAGAACTGAAAAAAGTGAGGCGGTTAGGCTACGCCATGGACAACGAGGAATTTTTTGAAGGCATGATATGCTGCGCAATGCCGGTTAAGGACTTTACGGGGAAAACCGTAAGCGGAATAAGCGTAAGCGGCCCCGCCAAAAGGATGGAGGGCATAAAGCTTGAAGAAATACGCGCCGAGCTTAAAAAAGTATGTTCGGAAATTTCGGCCTTTTTAGGATATTGCGGCGAAACCGTCTGA
- a CDS encoding SLOG family protein: MKKTYTCSFFGHRDSPAEIYQLIRKQIERLILEENTRLFYFRGYGRFGAMAARAANSLKKEYPFIKLICVMPYIERLETYDEYIENNFDGSLYPHGLEFVHRKYAISFRNRWIADNSDFMIAYVKHEYGGAFQAMKMAANNGAHVFNIACTKYDMD, translated from the coding sequence ATGAAAAAAACTTATACATGTTCTTTTTTCGGGCATCGTGACTCGCCGGCGGAGATATACCAGCTGATACGGAAACAAATTGAACGGCTTATATTGGAAGAAAATACGCGTCTGTTTTATTTTAGGGGATACGGCAGGTTTGGCGCTATGGCGGCAAGGGCGGCAAATTCCCTTAAAAAAGAATACCCGTTTATAAAACTGATTTGCGTTATGCCTTATATAGAGCGTTTGGAAACCTACGATGAGTATATAGAAAATAATTTTGACGGGAGCCTTTATCCACATGGATTGGAGTTTGTCCACAGGAAATATGCAATATCCTTCCGCAACAGATGGATTGCCGATAATTCGGATTTTATGATTGCATATGTGAAGCATGAATACGGCGGTGCGTTTCAGGCTATGAAAATGGCGGCAAACAATGGCGCGCATGTTTTTAATATCGCATGTACAAAGTATGATATGGATTAA
- a CDS encoding thiamine pyrophosphate-dependent enzyme: MSIVYKRPDVFTDEYMKYCGGCGHGIINRVIGELIEEMNLQEKAVFVWPIGCSVYADKYFKVDSICALHGRAPAVGTGVKRATPDNLVIVYQGDGDLVSEGMSEIMHSAIRGEKFTVVFVNNAIYGMTGGQMAPTTLMGQHTTTSPYGRGEEFTGHPVNMAEIIAGIPGCYYSERVTVSTPANIRKMKAAIKKAFTYQLEGKGLSFVEVVSPCPTGWGVKPVEALKWVDNTVLSTFPLGVFKAPKEEGK; this comes from the coding sequence ATGAGTATAGTATATAAAAGACCGGATGTTTTTACAGACGAATACATGAAATACTGCGGCGGCTGCGGCCACGGAATTATAAACAGGGTTATCGGCGAACTTATTGAGGAAATGAATTTACAGGAAAAGGCTGTTTTCGTTTGGCCTATAGGATGTTCTGTTTATGCCGACAAATATTTTAAGGTTGACAGCATATGCGCTCTTCATGGACGTGCGCCTGCTGTAGGCACAGGCGTTAAAAGGGCGACTCCGGATAACCTTGTAATCGTTTACCAGGGCGACGGCGACCTTGTTTCGGAAGGCATGAGCGAAATTATGCACTCGGCAATCAGGGGAGAAAAATTCACGGTTGTATTTGTAAACAACGCTATTTACGGCATGACGGGCGGACAAATGGCTCCTACAACGCTTATGGGTCAGCATACAACAACGTCGCCTTATGGCCGCGGCGAGGAATTTACGGGACATCCTGTTAACATGGCCGAAATTATCGCCGGCATACCGGGATGCTATTACAGCGAAAGGGTTACGGTTTCAACTCCTGCGAACATAAGGAAAATGAAAGCCGCTATCAAAAAGGCGTTTACATATCAGCTTGAAGGCAAAGGGTTAAGCTTTGTGGAAGTTGTTTCGCCATGTCCTACAGGCTGGGGCGTAAAACCTGTTGAAGCCCTTAAATGGGTTGACAACACAGTTTTATCGACATTCCCGTTGGGAGTATTTAAAGCGCCAAAAGAGGAGGGCAAATGA
- a CDS encoding sigma 54-interacting transcriptional regulator: MDKQDTATTLYSSFKSEKEYLEMLEAAIDLSEIGYLITDGECNVIKINPAQIRITGQAPEVNLGRNMRDVEKSDKSPSASVKVKKSGAPVKLEQHIVNGKSYLVYGIPYFGKDGKLKYIINNLIDSTEINRTKEKLKNIQSANEKLNDKVKELKNQIQIESKIIYRSDAMHNMLLLCQKAAQYDAAVLILGESGAGKELVSEYIFERSRRSGGTFLKINCASIPENLLESELFGYEAGSFTGANNKGKKGLLEYADKGTLLLDEIGELPIKLQAKLLRFLQEGEFYRVGGRNPVYADVRILAATNRNLQEMIENKTFREDLYYRLNVIQIRVPSLRERKEDIPLLIRHFTKQFNEKYGCKKTFSIDAVEFFQHISMKGNVRGLRNSVQRLLMLCENDIINAVDVEMILSDEEKIIMPQNNTGLKEILENCEEKILRQYAAVYKTEQALSRILKISQSTVSRKLSKYGIRNIQK, translated from the coding sequence ATGGATAAGCAGGATACGGCCACAACATTATACAGCAGTTTTAAATCCGAAAAAGAATATCTTGAAATGCTTGAGGCGGCCATTGATCTGTCTGAAATCGGCTACCTTATTACGGATGGGGAATGTAACGTTATAAAAATAAACCCGGCTCAAATCCGGATTACGGGCCAGGCGCCGGAGGTGAATCTGGGCAGAAACATGCGCGATGTGGAAAAATCCGATAAATCCCCGTCCGCCTCGGTAAAAGTGAAAAAAAGCGGCGCGCCTGTCAAGCTGGAACAGCATATTGTAAACGGGAAAAGCTATCTTGTTTACGGCATACCTTATTTCGGCAAAGACGGAAAACTTAAATACATAATCAATAATCTCATTGATTCCACAGAAATAAACAGAACCAAAGAAAAACTGAAAAATATACAGTCGGCCAATGAAAAGCTGAATGATAAAGTAAAGGAGCTTAAAAACCAAATACAGATTGAAAGCAAAATTATCTACCGAAGCGACGCGATGCACAATATGCTGCTTTTGTGCCAAAAAGCCGCGCAATATGACGCCGCCGTCCTTATATTAGGTGAATCGGGGGCAGGCAAAGAACTTGTTTCGGAATATATTTTTGAAAGGAGCCGGAGAAGCGGCGGTACATTTTTAAAAATAAACTGCGCTTCAATTCCCGAAAATCTATTGGAATCGGAACTTTTCGGGTATGAAGCAGGCTCTTTTACAGGCGCGAACAATAAGGGCAAAAAGGGGCTGTTGGAATATGCCGATAAAGGCACGTTGCTGCTGGACGAAATAGGCGAACTTCCCATAAAGCTCCAGGCAAAATTACTGCGTTTTTTACAGGAAGGCGAGTTTTACCGTGTCGGCGGCAGAAATCCCGTATATGCAGACGTGCGGATTTTAGCCGCTACTAACAGAAATTTACAGGAAATGATTGAAAACAAAACTTTTCGCGAAGATCTTTATTATAGGCTTAATGTAATTCAAATCCGCGTTCCGTCGCTAAGGGAACGGAAAGAGGATATACCTCTTTTGATACGGCATTTTACAAAACAATTTAACGAAAAGTACGGCTGTAAGAAAACTTTCAGCATTGATGCCGTGGAATTTTTCCAGCATATATCAATGAAAGGCAACGTCCGCGGCCTGCGCAACAGCGTGCAAAGGCTTCTTATGCTGTGCGAGAACGACATAATAAATGCCGTTGATGTTGAAATGATACTTTCGGATGAAGAAAAAATTATTATGCCGCAAAATAACACGGGGCTTAAAGAAATTTTGGAAAACTGCGAAGAAAAAATACTGCGCCAGTATGCTGCCGTTTACAAAACGGAACAAGCTCTCAGCCGTATACTTAAAATAAGCCAATCTACCGTATCAAGAAAACTGTCGAAATACGGCATACGCAATATCCAAAAATGA
- a CDS encoding AAA family ATPase, translating into MTEEKVEALEKKCFESALFNSGLTEEEGNIIISKIYALFKNQGLSQVRLANDASYQKYNENRLLFEGLVSENEYKNENGKYKKRLNETEYSFLLNYAGFGRFLMAKEKAAEKSFIGVHPKSTAAYGLLCRTMVGQEKMKNTLCRLGSVYQYVKKRHELGMYTQQIHKVLAFIGPPGTGKTTAARYFAKMMEEGGVLCGEKTAYVTGSQLKAGYIGQTADKVHKIFENNDIIIIDEAYSLVNHNYGEKTDSFAQEALAQLCIEVEEHSQDKMIIFAGYGASANEKYNKMERFMEENPGISSRITFKVHFEPYTISEMLSIFEVLAERNSFRLEKGWQDILRPLFEERIPADNFGNGREARRLLEIAMTYSADKYIDWEYGPDAGESEKRRRISLMSCEDIKNAVNEIYGKSKKY; encoded by the coding sequence TTGACGGAAGAAAAAGTTGAAGCCCTTGAAAAAAAATGTTTTGAAAGCGCGCTGTTCAACAGCGGCTTAACGGAAGAAGAGGGCAATATTATAATAAGCAAAATTTACGCTTTGTTTAAAAATCAGGGATTAAGCCAAGTGCGCCTTGCAAACGACGCGTCGTATCAGAAATACAACGAAAACCGCCTGCTTTTTGAGGGGCTTGTAAGCGAAAACGAATACAAAAACGAAAACGGCAAATATAAGAAACGCCTTAATGAAACGGAATATTCTTTCCTGTTAAATTACGCCGGGTTCGGCCGTTTCCTTATGGCCAAAGAAAAGGCCGCGGAAAAAAGCTTTATTGGCGTCCACCCAAAAAGTACGGCGGCATACGGGCTTTTATGCCGCACAATGGTAGGGCAGGAAAAAATGAAAAACACCTTATGCCGTTTAGGCAGCGTTTACCAATACGTTAAAAAACGCCATGAATTGGGAATGTATACCCAGCAGATACACAAAGTTCTTGCCTTTATAGGCCCTCCTGGAACAGGCAAAACGACGGCCGCAAGGTACTTTGCCAAAATGATGGAGGAAGGCGGCGTACTCTGCGGCGAAAAAACGGCCTATGTCACTGGAAGCCAGCTTAAAGCGGGATATATCGGACAAACTGCCGATAAAGTGCACAAAATATTTGAAAACAACGACATAATTATAATCGACGAGGCATATTCCCTCGTTAACCACAATTATGGGGAAAAGACCGACAGCTTTGCACAGGAAGCTCTCGCACAGCTGTGTATAGAAGTTGAGGAACACAGCCAAGACAAAATGATTATATTTGCCGGATACGGCGCAAGCGCCAATGAAAAATACAATAAAATGGAACGCTTTATGGAAGAAAATCCCGGAATATCGTCAAGGATAACATTTAAAGTGCATTTTGAGCCTTACACAATAAGCGAAATGCTCTCAATATTTGAAGTTTTGGCGGAAAGGAACAGTTTCCGCCTTGAGAAAGGGTGGCAGGATATACTGCGTCCGCTTTTCGAAGAAAGGATACCGGCCGACAATTTCGGAAACGGCCGCGAAGCGCGGCGGCTTTTGGAGATCGCAATGACATACAGCGCCGACAAATATATTGACTGGGAATACGGCCCCGACGCCGGCGAAAGTGAAAAACGCCGCCGTATTTCGCTTATGTCCTGCGAAGATATTAAAAACGCCGTTAATGAAATATACGGGAAAAGTAAAAAATACTGA
- a CDS encoding 2-oxoacid:acceptor oxidoreductase family protein has translation MKSEIIFSGIGGQGTILMGKMVCTAASKKGLNVTLSPAYGQEKRGGRASCQVVISEEMGSPIISMADTILVMDEKSFDDYEGKVKPGGTFIVNSSMISKKASRTDINVLEIPFTEIATEVATAKSANMVALGAVVKTLHIVDLEDAKAVVAAKMKPALVEPNIKALEAGFNFKG, from the coding sequence ATGAAAAGTGAAATTATTTTCTCTGGAATAGGCGGACAGGGTACAATCCTTATGGGAAAAATGGTTTGTACAGCCGCATCGAAAAAAGGCCTTAATGTTACGCTTTCACCTGCATACGGACAGGAAAAAAGGGGCGGGCGCGCAAGCTGCCAGGTTGTAATCTCCGAAGAGATGGGCTCCCCTATCATAAGCATGGCCGACACTATACTTGTTATGGATGAAAAATCATTCGACGACTATGAAGGCAAAGTTAAACCGGGCGGCACTTTTATTGTAAACAGCTCTATGATTAGCAAAAAAGCGTCGAGGACGGATATTAACGTGCTTGAAATACCTTTCACGGAAATTGCGACGGAGGTTGCGACGGCAAAATCGGCCAATATGGTAGCCCTTGGAGCAGTTGTTAAAACGCTCCACATTGTTGACCTTGAAGATGCTAAAGCCGTTGTTGCGGCTAAGATGAAACCGGCGCTTGTGGAACCGAACATAAAAGCCCTTGAAGCCGGGTTCAATTTCAAAGGCTGA
- the vorB gene encoding 3-methyl-2-oxobutanoate dehydrogenase subunit VorB — protein sequence MGEKVFMQGNEAFAEAAIRSGCKFFFGYPITPSSEMPEYYAKKAPSEGLTFIQAETEVAAFNMIAGVAATGKRGMTATSGPGFSLGCEAMSYMSAASLPSVVVDVMRPGPADGEILGAQGDYFQLTKGGGHGDYRTIVLAPYSVQEFADFAPLSFELAEKYLNPVVVASDGTLSKMMENVVLPERTEGPARQPWAVDGAKGRPHNDITTCGDGPEQWEQFNLKLQAKYNKIKENEQRWEAINVEDADVVIVAYGVLSRVCMSAMKLAEEQGLKVGLIRPITLWPFPEKAFEGLDDKKFFVVELSAGQMVEDVKLSVKDKDSVTFYGRLGGITPTPVELCEKLVELYK from the coding sequence ATGGGTGAAAAAGTTTTTATGCAGGGAAATGAAGCCTTTGCAGAAGCCGCTATCCGCTCCGGCTGCAAATTTTTCTTCGGCTATCCTATTACGCCTTCAAGCGAAATGCCGGAATACTATGCTAAAAAAGCTCCTTCGGAGGGTTTGACATTTATACAGGCCGAAACTGAAGTTGCCGCTTTCAATATGATTGCGGGCGTTGCGGCTACAGGCAAAAGGGGCATGACGGCTACAAGCGGCCCGGGATTTTCCCTTGGATGCGAGGCTATGAGCTATATGTCTGCCGCAAGCCTTCCTTCCGTTGTTGTCGACGTTATGCGTCCGGGTCCGGCCGACGGGGAGATCCTCGGAGCGCAGGGGGATTATTTCCAGCTTACAAAAGGCGGCGGCCACGGCGATTACAGGACGATTGTGCTTGCGCCTTATTCGGTTCAGGAATTTGCGGATTTTGCCCCGCTTTCGTTTGAGCTTGCGGAAAAATACCTCAACCCTGTTGTTGTTGCAAGCGACGGCACATTGTCAAAGATGATGGAAAACGTAGTGCTTCCGGAAAGGACGGAAGGCCCGGCAAGGCAGCCTTGGGCAGTAGACGGCGCTAAGGGCAGGCCGCACAACGACATCACCACATGCGGCGACGGCCCTGAACAGTGGGAACAGTTTAACCTTAAATTACAGGCAAAATACAATAAAATTAAAGAAAACGAACAAAGATGGGAAGCTATCAACGTTGAAGATGCAGACGTTGTAATAGTCGCTTACGGCGTTTTAAGCCGCGTATGCATGTCCGCTATGAAGCTTGCGGAAGAGCAGGGCTTAAAGGTTGGCCTTATAAGGCCTATCACACTTTGGCCGTTCCCTGAAAAAGCTTTTGAAGGCCTTGACGATAAAAAATTCTTTGTTGTCGAGTTAAGCGCCGGACAGATGGTTGAAGACGTTAAGCTTTCAGTTAAAGATAAAGACAGCGTAACATTCTACGGAAGGCTCGGCGGCATTACACCGACTCCTGTTGAACTTTGCGAAAAACTTGTTGAACTTTATAAGTAA
- a CDS encoding S-ribosylhomocysteine lyase — protein MDVTSFGINHDLLLRGIYVSRKDKVGNGVVTSFDLRMKEPNREMVLDTSVMHTLEHLMAIYFRGNETWKEKTLYVGPMGCRTGMYLLFIGDLEPEDILEAVKGCFEYIVSYEGEIPAAKSFMCGNYLDHNLEITKIESRKFLNEVLIPIKKENMVYPMQDY, from the coding sequence ATGGATGTTACAAGTTTTGGAATTAACCATGATTTACTGCTGAGGGGGATTTACGTTTCCCGTAAAGATAAAGTAGGAAACGGCGTTGTTACAAGTTTTGATTTAAGGATGAAAGAACCTAACAGGGAAATGGTTCTGGATACTTCCGTTATGCATACCTTAGAGCATTTGATGGCAATATATTTCAGGGGAAACGAAACATGGAAAGAAAAAACGCTTTATGTCGGGCCGATGGGCTGCCGTACAGGAATGTATCTGCTTTTTATAGGAGATTTGGAACCGGAAGATATTTTGGAAGCTGTGAAAGGATGTTTTGAATATATCGTTTCATACGAAGGAGAAATACCGGCTGCAAAATCATTTATGTGCGGAAATTATTTAGATCACAACCTTGAAATCACAAAAATAGAAAGCAGGAAGTTTTTAAATGAAGTTCTAATACCGATTAAAAAAGAAAATATGGTTTACCCAATGCAGGATTATTAA
- a CDS encoding helix-turn-helix domain-containing protein, with the protein MISEDSEDLFYKRLTQLRNQKNVSARDMSLSLGQSENYINNIENRKNFPSMAGFFYICEYFGIHPKEFFDDTIENPFETSKLISNIKKLDGEKTKHIAAVIEDLLEK; encoded by the coding sequence ATGATATCAGAAGATTCAGAAGATTTATTTTATAAAAGGCTTACCCAATTAAGGAACCAAAAGAACGTATCGGCAAGAGATATGAGCCTATCCCTCGGCCAAAGCGAAAATTATATTAATAATATAGAAAACAGGAAAAACTTCCCGTCTATGGCAGGATTTTTTTATATCTGCGAATACTTTGGCATACATCCAAAGGAGTTTTTTGACGATACAATCGAAAATCCTTTTGAAACTTCAAAGCTTATATCCAATATCAAAAAACTCGACGGTGAAAAAACAAAACATATTGCCGCCGTTATTGAGGACTTGCTGGAAAAATAG
- a CDS encoding diacylglycerol kinase family lipid kinase, which produces MPEKILFVFNPNSGKGTIKNHIFQIVDVFTKNGCIVTVYPTSKHGDGEKIIGETGGQYKKILISGGDGTLNECINGLLSLPAEVRPCIGYIPSGSTNDFASSLKIPKNPSAAIKNIIEGAPIKFDVGKFNDSCFVYIAAFGAFTDVAYATPQNVKNYIGHMAYILEGIKRLPTIKSCSMEIEHDGDTVKGSFIYGMVSNSSYVGGLKTYRFEDIDMSDGLFECVFIKAPETPIELQSIITGLLMKDFSSPEFCNFRTHSLTIKSAEKISWTLDGEYGGKHSFADIKNVNNAVSIFTVRR; this is translated from the coding sequence ATGCCAGAAAAAATCCTCTTTGTATTTAATCCCAACTCGGGAAAAGGAACTATTAAAAACCATATATTTCAAATAGTAGACGTATTCACAAAAAACGGCTGTATTGTAACGGTATACCCAACTTCAAAACACGGCGACGGGGAAAAAATTATCGGCGAAACGGGCGGGCAGTATAAAAAAATACTTATAAGCGGCGGCGACGGCACTTTAAACGAATGCATAAACGGCCTGTTAAGCCTTCCCGCGGAAGTTCGTCCGTGTATCGGTTATATCCCGTCAGGCAGCACAAACGACTTTGCAAGCAGCCTTAAAATACCTAAAAACCCTTCGGCGGCGATTAAAAATATAATCGAAGGCGCGCCGATTAAATTTGACGTGGGCAAATTCAATGATTCCTGTTTTGTGTACATTGCGGCTTTCGGCGCATTTACCGACGTTGCGTACGCCACGCCGCAAAACGTAAAAAATTACATCGGGCATATGGCGTATATACTTGAAGGCATAAAACGCCTGCCGACAATTAAAAGCTGTTCAATGGAAATAGAGCACGACGGCGATACGGTAAAAGGCAGCTTTATATACGGAATGGTTTCAAATTCATCATACGTAGGAGGCCTTAAAACATACAGGTTTGAAGATATCGACATGTCGGACGGGCTTTTCGAATGTGTTTTCATTAAGGCTCCGGAAACGCCCATAGAACTTCAGTCCATAATAACAGGGCTATTGATGAAGGATTTTTCATCTCCCGAGTTCTGCAATTTCCGTACCCATTCGCTCACAATAAAAAGCGCCGAAAAAATAAGCTGGACCCTTGACGGGGAATACGGCGGCAAACACAGTTTTGCGGATATAAAAAATGTTAATAACGCCGTAAGCATATTTACCGTCAGACGCTGA
- a CDS encoding 4Fe-4S binding protein, with protein MNRVTVDREMCKECEYCMTFCPKKTILAKSSTVNKKGYYAVEAVDLKDCIACGICATVCPEGAIMVEKDV; from the coding sequence ATGAACCGTGTAACAGTTGACCGTGAAATGTGCAAGGAATGCGAATACTGCATGACGTTCTGTCCGAAAAAAACTATCCTTGCAAAAAGCTCTACAGTTAATAAAAAAGGTTACTATGCAGTTGAAGCCGTTGACCTTAAGGACTGCATCGCTTGCGGAATATGCGCAACCGTATGTCCGGAAGGCGCAATAATGGTTGAAAAAGACGTTTAA